One region of Jatrophihabitans cynanchi genomic DNA includes:
- the proC gene encoding pyrroline-5-carboxylate reductase — protein sequence MGELALPDGLAILGGGKIGEALLSGLLRGERGPADIVVSEKHAERAAYLERTHGVRALDVAGAAGAAATLVLAVKPQDIDSLLAELADAITPAHLIVSVAAGVTTAHIQSRLPAGVPVVRCMPNTPALVDQAMTAICAGDHAGEQHLAVAESLLQAVGKVVRVPESQLDAVTALSGSGPAYFFYLVEAMIDAGILLGLPRALAAELIVQTAIGSAVMLRDSGEHPVQLREAVTSPGGTTIAAIRELEVHGVRAALLAAIEAACLRSRELGAAE from the coding sequence ATGGGCGAACTGGCGCTACCGGACGGACTGGCGATACTGGGCGGCGGCAAGATCGGGGAGGCGCTGCTGTCGGGACTGCTGCGCGGCGAGCGCGGTCCGGCGGACATCGTGGTGTCCGAGAAGCACGCCGAGCGGGCCGCCTACCTGGAGCGGACGCACGGGGTGCGCGCCCTGGACGTGGCAGGGGCGGCCGGCGCGGCAGCGACCCTGGTGCTGGCCGTCAAGCCGCAGGACATCGACTCGCTGCTCGCCGAGCTGGCCGACGCGATCACCCCGGCCCACCTGATCGTCTCGGTGGCCGCGGGCGTGACCACGGCACACATCCAGTCCCGGCTACCCGCGGGCGTTCCGGTGGTGCGCTGCATGCCGAACACCCCGGCGCTGGTGGACCAGGCGATGACCGCGATCTGTGCCGGTGATCACGCCGGCGAGCAGCACCTGGCGGTGGCCGAGTCGCTGCTGCAGGCGGTCGGCAAGGTGGTGCGAGTGCCCGAGTCGCAGCTGGACGCGGTGACCGCGCTGTCCGGCTCCGGGCCGGCGTACTTCTTCTACCTGGTCGAGGCGATGATCGACGCCGGCATCCTGCTGGGGCTGCCGCGCGCGCTGGCGGCGGAGCTGATCGTGCAGACCGCGATCGGCTCGGCGGTGATGCTGCGCGACTCCGGCGAGCACCCGGTGCAGCTGCGCGAGGCGGTCACCAGCCCCGGCGGCACCACCATCGCCGCGATCCGGGAACTGGAGGTGCACGGGGTGCGGGCCGCCCTGCTCGCCGCGATCGAGGCCGCCTGCCTGCGCAGCCGCGAACTCGGTGCCGCCGAGTAG
- a CDS encoding Ppx/GppA phosphatase family protein has product MRLGVLDVGSNTVHLLVVDAYRGAEPTPQRSHKSELRLFELLGRDGELAKRDVSALVDAVAEAKKEAKALDCDELLAFATSAVRDAGNSAAVLERVLAQTGVELAVLSGEDEARLTFLAVRRWYGWSAGRLICLDIGGGSLELGAGSDEDPDVAISLPLGAARLTRDWFDADPPDKGQIAALGAYAAEQLAEPATRLLAGGAPDRVVATSKTFRTLARLAGAAPSSAGPRERRTLTRVGLTQITAFISRMNSGDLAELDGVSAGRAHQVLAGAVVAAAALDALGVGELELCPWALREGVILRRLDWLTGS; this is encoded by the coding sequence ATGCGGCTCGGTGTGCTGGACGTGGGGTCCAACACCGTGCACCTGCTCGTGGTCGACGCGTACCGCGGTGCCGAGCCGACGCCGCAGCGCTCGCACAAGAGCGAGCTGCGCCTGTTCGAGCTGCTCGGCCGCGACGGCGAGCTGGCCAAGCGCGACGTGTCCGCGCTCGTCGACGCGGTGGCCGAGGCGAAGAAGGAGGCCAAGGCGCTCGACTGCGACGAGCTGCTCGCCTTCGCGACCTCGGCGGTGCGTGATGCCGGCAACTCGGCCGCGGTGCTCGAGCGGGTGCTGGCACAGACCGGCGTCGAGCTGGCCGTGCTGTCCGGCGAGGACGAGGCCCGGCTGACCTTCCTGGCCGTGCGCCGCTGGTACGGCTGGAGCGCCGGCCGGCTGATCTGCCTGGACATCGGCGGTGGCTCGCTCGAACTCGGCGCCGGAAGCGACGAGGACCCGGACGTCGCCATCTCGCTGCCGCTGGGGGCGGCCCGGCTCACCCGGGACTGGTTCGACGCCGATCCGCCGGACAAGGGCCAGATCGCGGCACTCGGCGCGTACGCCGCCGAGCAACTCGCCGAGCCGGCGACCCGGCTGCTGGCCGGTGGGGCCCCGGACCGGGTCGTCGCGACCAGCAAGACGTTCCGCACGCTGGCCCGACTGGCCGGCGCCGCGCCCAGCTCGGCGGGCCCGCGCGAGCGGCGCACATTGACCCGGGTCGGGCTCACCCAGATCACGGCGTTCATCTCGCGGATGAACTCCGGCGACCTCGCGGAGCTGGACGGGGTGAGCGCCGGCCGCGCGCACCAGGTGCTGGCCGGTGCGGTGGTAGCCGCGGCGGCGCTGGATGCTTTGGGCGTGGGCGAACTCGAGCTGTGCCCGTGGGCGCTCCGCGAGGGTGTGATCCTGCGCCGGCTGGACTGGCTCACCGGCAGCTGA
- a CDS encoding glutaredoxin family protein produces the protein MATAEHEVTLITRTGCHLCQDAEATLRRLAGELGFGYRELDVDADPARRAEYSDRVPVILVDGKEHGYWRVEEPRLRAALAR, from the coding sequence ATGGCGACGGCTGAGCACGAGGTCACGCTGATCACCCGGACCGGCTGCCACCTGTGCCAGGACGCCGAGGCCACCTTGCGCCGGCTGGCCGGCGAACTCGGCTTCGGCTACCGCGAGCTGGACGTGGACGCCGACCCGGCGCGGCGCGCGGAGTACTCCGACCGGGTGCCGGTGATCCTCGTCGACGGCAAGGAGCACGGCTACTGGCGGGTCGAAGAGCCACGCTTGCGGGCGGCGCTGGCCCGCTGA
- a CDS encoding helix-turn-helix domain-containing protein, whose translation MSTSGKRKSGDSPEPAAVHPADPALAEVRFLTVAEVASVMRVSKMTVYRMVHSGDLPAVRVGRSFRVPEKAVHEYLRAAFIEAG comes from the coding sequence ATGAGCACGTCCGGAAAGCGCAAGAGCGGCGATTCGCCGGAGCCGGCCGCGGTACACCCGGCCGACCCCGCCCTCGCCGAGGTCAGGTTCCTGACCGTCGCCGAGGTGGCGTCGGTGATGCGCGTGTCCAAAATGACCGTGTACCGCATGGTGCACAGCGGCGATCTGCCCGCCGTGCGCGTCGGCCGCTCGTTCCGCGTCCCGGAGAAGGCAGTCCACGAATACCTGCGTGCCGCGTTCATCGAAGCCGGATAA
- a CDS encoding DUF5667 domain-containing protein yields the protein MAEHRVPLLGAALRRFEDPARSKDPQIRELVAALSSLEPGPAPRAEFRAELREQLVAVTPRLVAEGSTEQPQRKPGAAAPAGRLSRARAAARRVPQLHLARKVRFAVAALTVLTIALTGAVWLSRSALPGDALYGLKRAGENAQLSLTSGKVSRAKDLLSFAKTRADEVSSLLGNASASGTGPQADGAITERTASLVRSTLGSADDDVRQAAQLLGSQAVSARSAAPLQVMTGWAPAQQGRLDAIVARIPAGSLHDAAASSATLIASAYARARQLQAVIGCGCLDNAHSDDLGPLPCTACAGPAQPGRPGHSSGATPGSTGSTSSPRPDQSHSPAAPGGTGITPGGGTSAAPGSSPPGSSGSTGGPVPLPTPSLPLPGLPLPSLPLPTPSVTTDSCGASISLGPIGIGVGTCGIHIGI from the coding sequence ATGGCTGAGCATCGTGTCCCGCTGCTGGGGGCCGCGCTGCGCAGGTTCGAAGATCCGGCGCGCTCGAAGGACCCGCAGATCCGCGAGCTCGTCGCCGCGCTGAGCAGCCTCGAGCCCGGCCCCGCACCGCGCGCCGAGTTCCGGGCCGAGCTGCGCGAGCAGCTGGTCGCGGTCACGCCGCGGCTGGTCGCCGAGGGGTCCACCGAGCAGCCGCAGCGCAAGCCCGGGGCCGCTGCCCCGGCGGGGCGCCTGTCCCGTGCCCGCGCGGCGGCCCGGCGCGTCCCGCAGCTGCACCTCGCCCGCAAGGTGCGGTTCGCCGTGGCCGCCCTGACGGTGCTGACGATCGCCCTCACCGGGGCGGTCTGGCTCAGCCGCAGCGCGCTGCCCGGCGACGCCCTGTACGGCCTCAAACGCGCCGGCGAGAACGCCCAGCTGTCCCTCACCAGCGGCAAGGTCTCGCGCGCGAAGGACCTGCTCTCCTTCGCCAAGACGCGCGCCGATGAGGTCAGCTCGTTGCTGGGCAACGCATCCGCATCCGGCACCGGGCCGCAGGCCGACGGCGCCATCACCGAGCGCACCGCCTCGCTCGTCCGCAGCACGCTGGGTTCGGCCGACGACGACGTCCGGCAGGCCGCGCAACTGCTCGGCAGCCAGGCCGTCAGCGCCCGTTCGGCGGCGCCGCTGCAGGTGATGACCGGCTGGGCGCCGGCGCAGCAGGGCCGGCTGGACGCGATCGTGGCGCGAATCCCGGCGGGCTCGCTGCACGATGCCGCGGCGTCCTCGGCCACCCTAATCGCCTCGGCGTACGCGCGGGCCAGGCAACTGCAGGCCGTGATCGGGTGCGGTTGCCTGGACAACGCGCACAGCGACGACCTCGGCCCGCTGCCGTGCACCGCGTGCGCCGGGCCGGCCCAGCCGGGCAGGCCCGGCCACAGCTCGGGCGCCACGCCGGGCAGTACCGGCTCGACCAGCAGCCCGCGGCCGGACCAGAGCCACAGCCCGGCCGCGCCGGGGGGGACCGGGATCACGCCCGGTGGCGGCACGTCCGCTGCCCCGGGTAGCAGCCCGCCGGGGTCGAGCGGCTCCACCGGCGGGCCGGTGCCGTTGCCGACGCCGAGCCTGCCGCTGCCCGGCCTGCCGCTACCGAGCCTGCCGTTGCCCACCCCGTCGGTCACCACCGACAGCTGTGGCGCCTCCATCTCGCTCGGCCCGATCGGCATCGGCGTGGGCACCTGCGGCATCCACATCGGCATCTAG
- a CDS encoding redox-sensing transcriptional repressor Rex has product MTVERSVAADSRTVPEATVARLATYLRVLGALSDRSITTVSSEELAAAAGVNSAKLRKDLSYLGSYGIRGVGYDVRTLTDEIARILGVTVRRAVALIGVGNLGQALAGYDGFASRGFRIAALLDASPTLIGSTVRELVVRDIAELEQVVTEQEIAIAVLAVPASAAQDVCDRVVAAGVTSILNFAPVVLAVPAHVDLRKVDLAAELQILSFHENRKSAAALIAGGMA; this is encoded by the coding sequence ATGACGGTCGAGCGCAGCGTCGCGGCTGATTCGCGCACGGTGCCCGAGGCAACGGTGGCCCGGCTGGCCACCTACCTTCGCGTTCTCGGCGCGCTCAGCGACCGGTCGATCACCACCGTCTCGTCCGAGGAGCTGGCCGCCGCGGCCGGGGTCAATTCGGCCAAACTGCGCAAGGACCTTTCCTACCTCGGCTCGTACGGCATCCGCGGCGTCGGCTACGACGTGCGCACCCTCACCGACGAGATCGCCCGCATCCTCGGCGTCACCGTGCGGCGTGCGGTCGCGCTGATCGGCGTCGGCAACCTGGGGCAGGCGCTGGCCGGCTACGACGGGTTCGCCTCGCGCGGCTTCCGCATCGCCGCGCTGCTGGACGCCTCGCCCACCCTGATCGGCTCCACGGTCCGTGAACTGGTGGTCCGCGACATCGCCGAGCTGGAGCAGGTGGTCACCGAGCAGGAGATCGCGATCGCCGTGCTGGCGGTGCCGGCGTCGGCCGCGCAGGACGTCTGCGATCGGGTGGTCGCTGCGGGAGTCACCAGCATCCTGAACTTCGCACCCGTGGTGTTGGCGGTGCCGGCGCACGTCGACCTGCGCAAGGTCGACCTGGCCGCTGAGCTGCAGATCCTCTCCTTCCACGAGAACCGCAAGTCCGCCGCGGCCCTCATCGCAGGTGGTATGGCGTGA
- a CDS encoding HAD family hydrolase: protein MTSAGAADGPAEPLAVGPEPHRAAFFDVDNTMLIGASMYHFARGLASRKFFTGRDLARFAVRQARLRLTGENAGDMHSTRDSALAFVAGKQVSEIVALGEEIYDEEMAGRIWSGTHALARQHLAAGERVWLVTATPVELARIIATRLGLTGALGTVSQTLDGAYTGRLVGDVLHGEAKAQAVRDLAAREGLDLTQCSAYSDSINDVPMLSLVGHPVAVNPDSALRAEAKARGWQIRDFRSGRRAARVGIPAALGLGALGGGVVAAGALRRSGRWGARPAAPGRAAAGTGRASSSARWVQLGPGVVRAVAARR, encoded by the coding sequence GTGACGTCCGCGGGAGCAGCCGATGGCCCGGCCGAGCCGCTCGCCGTGGGGCCGGAACCGCACCGGGCGGCGTTCTTCGACGTCGACAACACGATGCTGATCGGCGCGTCGATGTACCACTTCGCGCGCGGGCTGGCGAGCCGCAAGTTCTTCACCGGCCGGGACCTGGCGCGGTTCGCCGTGCGTCAGGCGCGGTTGCGGCTCACCGGCGAGAACGCCGGGGACATGCACTCCACCCGCGATTCGGCGCTGGCGTTCGTCGCGGGCAAGCAGGTCAGCGAGATCGTCGCCCTGGGCGAGGAGATCTACGACGAGGAGATGGCCGGACGGATCTGGTCCGGCACGCACGCACTCGCCCGGCAGCACCTGGCCGCGGGCGAGCGGGTCTGGCTGGTGACCGCCACCCCGGTCGAGCTGGCCCGGATCATCGCGACCCGGCTGGGTCTGACCGGCGCGCTCGGGACCGTCTCGCAGACCCTCGACGGCGCCTACACCGGGCGGTTGGTCGGCGACGTGCTGCACGGCGAGGCCAAGGCGCAGGCGGTGCGCGACCTGGCTGCCCGCGAGGGCCTGGACCTGACGCAGTGCAGCGCCTACTCGGACTCGATCAACGACGTCCCGATGCTCTCGCTGGTCGGGCACCCGGTGGCGGTGAACCCGGACTCGGCGCTGCGGGCCGAGGCCAAGGCGCGCGGCTGGCAGATCCGCGACTTCCGCTCGGGCCGCAGGGCGGCACGGGTCGGCATCCCGGCAGCGCTCGGGCTGGGCGCGCTCGGCGGCGGGGTGGTCGCGGCCGGCGCGCTGCGGCGCAGCGGGCGGTGGGGCGCCCGTCCGGCAGCGCCCGGGCGCGCCGCAGCGGGCACCGGACGGGCGTCGTCCAGTGCCCGGTGGGTGCAGCTGGGTCCGGGCGTCGTCCGGGCGGTGGCCGCCCGGCGCTGA
- a CDS encoding class I adenylate-forming enzyme family protein translates to MNGSRACGPSDLVRHRASERPGATALVDATTRLSWAELDAQVNRAAAALRAAGPAPGDRVALSLGTGTDFAVLYLGALRAGLIAVPLNPAYTGPELAHVTADCGAALHLDATAGRALLAAAPAAEDPRADRTGESAAVLLYTSGTDGRTRGAILSVRALMANLDQLAGIEPALLTGTDVLYVPLPLSHVFGLNAGLGMALRVGATAVLADRFDPAASLDAIRAERATAVIGVPGQYAAWLGRPGVAAAFSGVRIAISGSATLTPAVVEGYAALGVPLRNGYGLTEAAPVLAITGPGELPSAGSVGRPIPGVEVELRDADGSVSEPGDPGRVFVRGPNLFSGYWTGGADAADGAAGSGGPDADGWFGTGDLAVLDDSGALRLVGRSAELVVVNGFNVYPAEVESVLAAEPGVAEVAVIGVPDERAGEAVQAYVVPVAGAALHPDDLLAAASRSLARFKLPANITVVDALPHTVTGKITKWMLAARVAGSTEGERDGDG, encoded by the coding sequence GTGAACGGCTCGCGTGCCTGCGGACCCTCGGACCTGGTGCGTCACCGGGCGTCCGAACGGCCCGGCGCCACCGCCCTGGTCGACGCCACCACCAGGCTGAGCTGGGCCGAGCTGGACGCGCAGGTGAACCGGGCGGCGGCGGCGCTGCGCGCGGCGGGGCCGGCTCCCGGAGACCGGGTCGCGCTGAGCCTGGGCACCGGCACCGACTTCGCGGTGCTGTACCTCGGTGCGCTTCGAGCCGGTCTGATCGCGGTTCCGCTGAACCCGGCCTACACCGGCCCCGAACTCGCGCACGTCACCGCCGATTGCGGCGCGGCCCTGCACCTGGACGCGACCGCCGGGCGCGCGCTGCTCGCGGCCGCGCCGGCAGCCGAGGACCCGCGCGCCGACCGCACCGGCGAGAGCGCGGCCGTCCTGCTCTACACGAGCGGCACCGACGGCCGCACCCGCGGCGCGATCCTGTCGGTGCGGGCGCTGATGGCGAACCTGGACCAGCTGGCCGGTATCGAGCCCGCGCTACTCACCGGCACCGACGTGCTCTACGTGCCGCTGCCGCTCAGCCATGTCTTCGGCCTCAACGCCGGGCTGGGCATGGCGTTGCGGGTGGGCGCGACCGCCGTCCTCGCCGACCGGTTCGACCCCGCCGCCAGCCTGGACGCGATCCGCGCCGAGCGGGCCACCGCGGTGATCGGCGTGCCGGGGCAGTACGCCGCCTGGCTGGGCCGGCCCGGTGTCGCCGCGGCGTTCTCCGGCGTGCGGATCGCGATCTCCGGCTCGGCCACCCTCACCCCCGCCGTCGTCGAGGGCTACGCCGCGCTCGGAGTGCCGCTGCGCAACGGGTACGGCCTGACCGAGGCCGCGCCGGTGCTGGCTATCACCGGCCCCGGGGAGCTGCCGTCGGCGGGCTCGGTGGGCCGGCCGATCCCCGGCGTCGAGGTCGAACTGCGCGACGCCGACGGCAGCGTGAGCGAGCCGGGCGACCCGGGCCGGGTGTTCGTGCGCGGCCCCAACCTGTTCTCCGGCTACTGGACCGGCGGGGCCGACGCGGCCGATGGCGCCGCCGGGTCCGGGGGACCGGACGCCGACGGCTGGTTCGGCACCGGCGACCTGGCGGTACTGGACGACTCCGGCGCGCTGCGACTGGTGGGACGCTCGGCCGAACTGGTCGTGGTCAACGGCTTCAACGTGTACCCGGCCGAGGTGGAGTCCGTTCTCGCCGCCGAGCCGGGCGTGGCCGAGGTCGCCGTGATCGGCGTCCCGGACGAGCGGGCCGGCGAGGCCGTGCAGGCGTACGTGGTGCCGGTGGCCGGGGCGGCGCTGCATCCGGACGACCTGCTGGCGGCCGCGTCCCGCTCGCTGGCCCGGTTCAAGCTGCCCGCGAACATCACCGTGGTCGACGCGCTCCCGCACACCGTGACCGGCAAGATCACCAAGTGGATGCTCGCTGCGAGGGTCGCCGGGAGCACCGAAGGGGAGCGCGATGGCGACGGCTGA
- a CDS encoding response regulator transcription factor, whose protein sequence is MTRVLMVEDEESFSDALSFQLRREGFEVEIAADGHDALTAFDRGGADIVLLDLMLPGLSGTEVCRALRARSAVPIIMVTARDAEVDKIVGLELGADDYVTKPYSSRELIARIRAVLRRGMEPDELLPSVVEAGPVRMDVERHTVSVEGRPVAMPLKEFDLLELLLRNAGRVLTRGQLIDRVWGSDYVGDTKTLDVHVKRLRAKIEPDPGTPKYLVTVRGLGYKFEA, encoded by the coding sequence GTGACCCGCGTACTGATGGTCGAGGACGAGGAGTCCTTCTCCGACGCGCTGTCCTTCCAGCTGCGCCGTGAGGGTTTCGAGGTGGAGATCGCCGCGGACGGCCACGACGCCCTGACGGCTTTCGACCGGGGCGGCGCGGACATCGTGCTGCTGGATCTCATGCTGCCGGGACTGTCCGGCACCGAGGTGTGTCGCGCGCTTCGCGCCAGGTCGGCCGTGCCGATCATCATGGTCACCGCGCGGGACGCGGAGGTCGACAAGATCGTCGGGCTCGAGCTCGGCGCAGACGACTACGTCACCAAGCCGTACTCCTCACGCGAGTTGATCGCCCGGATCCGCGCCGTGCTGCGCCGCGGCATGGAGCCGGACGAACTGTTGCCTTCGGTGGTGGAGGCCGGGCCGGTGCGGATGGACGTCGAGCGGCACACCGTCTCGGTCGAGGGGCGGCCGGTGGCGATGCCGCTGAAGGAGTTCGACCTGCTGGAGCTGCTGCTGCGCAACGCCGGACGGGTGCTCACCCGCGGCCAGCTGATCGACCGGGTCTGGGGCTCGGACTACGTCGGCGACACCAAGACCCTCGACGTCCACGTCAAACGGCTGCGCGCCAAGATCGAGCCCGATCCGGGAACGCCCAAGTACCTGGTGACCGTGCGGGGGCTGGGTTACAAGTTCGAGGCCTGA
- a CDS encoding sugar phosphate isomerase/epimerase family protein: protein MAHDPSHAPRVAVGLSTASVYPEGTAAAFELAGKLGYDGVEVMVWTDPVSQDPYALLRLSQHYQVPILAVHAPCLLITQRVWTTDPWAKLQRAQFAAELLGAKTVVVHPPFRWQRDYARGFRRGIEQLAGETDVRFAVENMFPLRVRGREISAYQPSWDVAGGAETDAGEYRDYTLDLSHAAVSQSDALAMLEAMGDRLSHVHMADGTGLTKDEHLIPGRGTQPCAEVLRELAARRFDGTVIVEVNTRRALDRAERERDLAEALAFCRGQLAAAGRPSGAGSRPIDHATPD from the coding sequence ATGGCCCACGATCCGTCGCACGCGCCGCGCGTGGCGGTCGGCCTGTCCACCGCCTCGGTGTATCCGGAGGGCACCGCGGCCGCGTTCGAGCTGGCCGGCAAGCTCGGCTACGACGGCGTCGAGGTCATGGTGTGGACCGACCCGGTCAGCCAGGACCCGTACGCGCTGCTCCGGCTCTCGCAGCACTACCAGGTGCCGATCCTGGCCGTGCACGCCCCGTGCCTGCTGATCACCCAGCGGGTCTGGACGACCGACCCGTGGGCCAAGTTGCAGCGGGCGCAGTTCGCGGCCGAACTGCTCGGCGCGAAGACGGTCGTCGTCCACCCGCCGTTTCGCTGGCAGCGCGACTACGCGCGCGGCTTCCGGCGTGGCATCGAGCAACTGGCCGGCGAGACCGACGTCCGGTTCGCGGTGGAGAACATGTTCCCGCTGCGGGTGCGGGGCCGCGAGATCTCCGCCTACCAGCCGAGCTGGGACGTGGCGGGCGGGGCCGAGACCGACGCCGGGGAGTACCGCGACTACACCCTGGACCTATCGCACGCGGCGGTGTCCCAGTCGGACGCGCTGGCGATGCTGGAGGCGATGGGTGATCGGCTCAGCCACGTGCACATGGCCGACGGCACCGGGCTGACCAAGGACGAACACCTGATCCCCGGGCGCGGGACCCAGCCGTGCGCCGAGGTGTTGCGCGAGCTTGCCGCGCGCCGGTTCGACGGCACCGTGATCGTCGAGGTGAACACGCGGCGCGCGTTGGACCGGGCAGAACGCGAACGCGACCTGGCCGAGGCGCTCGCGTTCTGCCGCGGGCAGCTGGCCGCGGCGGGCCGGCCGTCCGGCGCCGGGTCGCGTCCCATCGACCACGCGACGCCGGACTGA
- a CDS encoding 30S ribosomal protein bS22 yields MGSVIKKRRKRMAKKKHRKLLKKTRVQRRNKK; encoded by the coding sequence ATGGGTTCAGTCATCAAGAAGCGGCGCAAGCGGATGGCCAAGAAGAAGCACCGCAAGCTGCTGAAGAAGACTCGCGTCCAGCGCCGCAACAAGAAGTAG
- a CDS encoding sigma-70 family RNA polymerase sigma factor: MPGAARFERGSNDPARGWRALAELVAAAAVELRLRPALAVDGPVPLDLAMAVDVTTGQHRPAPRGGLRARGWQATPEPVEEQHSEVWQLVSRAQQGDGDAFGQLYDRYVDSVYRFIYFRVNDRALAEDFTSETFLRALRRIGTITYQGRDIGAWFVTIARNIVFDHMKSARHRLEITTADTFEGDDRAPSPEAAVLEALTNERLMAAVRQLGDEQRECVLLRFIQGFSVSETAAVMGKNDGAIKALQHRAVRKLAELVGGELR; this comes from the coding sequence ATGCCGGGTGCAGCACGGTTCGAGCGCGGGTCGAACGACCCCGCGCGGGGCTGGCGAGCGCTCGCCGAACTGGTCGCCGCCGCTGCTGTCGAGTTGCGGCTGCGCCCGGCCCTGGCCGTGGACGGACCGGTCCCGCTCGATCTCGCCATGGCCGTCGACGTCACCACCGGCCAGCACCGCCCCGCGCCGCGGGGCGGCCTGCGGGCCCGCGGCTGGCAGGCGACGCCCGAGCCGGTCGAGGAGCAGCACAGCGAGGTCTGGCAACTGGTCAGCCGGGCCCAGCAGGGCGACGGCGACGCCTTCGGGCAGCTGTACGACCGCTACGTCGACTCGGTGTACCGCTTCATCTACTTCCGGGTGAACGACCGCGCCCTGGCCGAGGACTTCACCAGCGAGACGTTCCTGCGCGCCCTGCGCCGCATCGGCACCATCACCTATCAGGGGCGCGACATCGGCGCCTGGTTCGTCACCATTGCCCGCAACATCGTGTTCGACCACATGAAGTCCGCGCGGCACCGGCTGGAGATCACCACCGCCGACACCTTCGAAGGCGACGACCGCGCGCCGAGCCCCGAGGCGGCGGTGCTCGAGGCGCTGACCAACGAACGGCTGATGGCGGCGGTGCGCCAGCTCGGCGACGAGCAGCGCGAGTGCGTGCTGCTCCGCTTCATCCAGGGCTTCTCGGTCAGCGAGACCGCGGCGGTCATGGGCAAGAACGACGGAGCGATCAAGGCCCTGCAGCACCGCGCCGTGCGCAAGCTGGCCGAACTGGTCGGCGGTGAGCTGCGATGA
- a CDS encoding proline dehydrogenase family protein gives MLRTAILAASRSARVQRLVTAAPVSRGVVNRFVGGADTDAAVAATRELVHAGLTVTLDHLGEDTTDRRQAVAVVSAYRQLLGRLADAGLTARLGPLTATAEVSVKLSAIGQALGTDGDKLALEHAREICQAARAAGATVTLDMEDHTTTDSTLGILRELRADFPDTGAVLQAYLRRTEGDCRDLATAGSRVRLCKGAYREPASVAYTKRLDVDLSYVRCLNVLMAGEGYPMLATHDPRLIEIGAERAKFYATEAFEFQMLYGVRPDEQRRLAENGNTVRVYVPYGAQWYGYLMRRLAERPANVEFFARALTSRH, from the coding sequence ATGTTGCGGACGGCGATCCTGGCGGCATCTCGCAGTGCGCGCGTGCAGCGCCTGGTCACCGCGGCGCCGGTGTCCCGCGGCGTCGTCAACCGGTTCGTCGGCGGTGCGGACACCGACGCGGCCGTCGCGGCCACCCGCGAGCTGGTGCACGCCGGGCTGACCGTCACCCTCGATCACCTCGGCGAGGACACCACCGACCGCCGGCAGGCCGTAGCCGTCGTCAGCGCCTACCGGCAGCTGCTCGGCCGGCTCGCCGACGCCGGGCTGACCGCGCGGCTCGGCCCGCTCACCGCGACGGCCGAGGTCAGCGTCAAGCTCAGCGCGATCGGCCAGGCGCTGGGAACGGACGGCGACAAGCTCGCGCTCGAGCACGCGCGCGAGATCTGCCAGGCCGCGCGGGCCGCCGGCGCCACGGTCACCCTGGACATGGAGGACCACACGACGACGGACTCCACCCTCGGCATCCTGCGCGAGCTGCGGGCCGACTTCCCGGACACCGGCGCCGTGCTGCAGGCCTACCTGCGCCGCACCGAGGGCGACTGCCGCGACCTCGCCACGGCCGGCAGCCGGGTCCGGCTGTGCAAGGGCGCCTACCGCGAGCCGGCGTCCGTCGCCTACACCAAGCGGCTGGACGTCGACCTGTCGTACGTCCGCTGCCTGAACGTGCTGATGGCGGGCGAGGGCTACCCGATGCTGGCCACCCACGATCCGCGGCTGATCGAGATCGGCGCCGAGCGTGCCAAGTTCTACGCGACCGAGGCGTTCGAGTTCCAGATGCTGTACGGCGTCCGGCCGGACGAGCAGCGCCGGCTCGCCGAGAACGGCAACACGGTTCGCGTCTACGTCCCCTACGGTGCGCAGTGGTACGGCTACCTCATGCGGCGGCTCGCCGAGCGCCCGGCCAACGTCGAGTTCTTCGCCCGGGCGCTCACCTCGCGGCACTGA